A part of Nesterenkonia lutea genomic DNA contains:
- a CDS encoding RDD family protein — protein MRNVITGEGVELELPAASLITRAASLIVDLIVYWIGLIVFVILSGLAAGAALSDPALEAAVTLGGAVLCLVLIPMTVETLSRGRSVGRLIFGTRVVRDDGGAIRLRHASIRALVGFGEIYLTLGMVPLFAGMFSRRAKRLGDMVAGTYVIRVRQPAVKPMMLPVPPQLTSWTQIADLGRIPDPVAARASRFLRTVQESPKGHNPQALEHTANRLANEVADHVAPPAPSSSATEFLIAVMAERRNREYRRLRIQAERQHRLGQRLHRLPYA, from the coding sequence GTGCGCAATGTGATCACCGGTGAGGGAGTCGAGCTGGAGCTCCCCGCTGCTTCGCTCATCACCCGGGCGGCCTCGCTGATCGTGGACCTGATCGTGTACTGGATCGGCCTGATCGTCTTCGTGATCCTCTCCGGACTGGCCGCCGGCGCCGCCCTGTCGGACCCGGCGCTGGAGGCCGCGGTGACATTGGGCGGAGCAGTGCTCTGCCTGGTGCTGATCCCGATGACCGTGGAGACGCTCTCCCGCGGCCGCTCGGTGGGGCGGCTGATCTTCGGCACCCGAGTGGTGCGCGACGACGGCGGCGCGATCCGTCTGCGGCATGCCTCCATCCGCGCGCTGGTCGGCTTCGGGGAGATCTACCTGACCCTCGGCATGGTCCCGCTGTTCGCCGGGATGTTCAGCCGGCGCGCCAAACGGCTCGGCGATATGGTCGCCGGCACCTATGTGATCCGGGTCCGCCAGCCCGCTGTGAAGCCGATGATGCTGCCGGTCCCACCGCAGCTGACCTCCTGGACCCAGATCGCGGATCTGGGCCGGATCCCGGACCCGGTGGCCGCCCGCGCGTCACGGTTCCTGCGCACGGTGCAGGAGTCCCCGAAGGGACACAACCCCCAGGCCCTGGAGCACACGGCGAACCGGCTGGCCAATGAGGTGGCCGACCATGTGGCTCCCCCGGCGCCGTCGTCCTCTGCCACGGAGTTCCTGATCGCGGTGATGGCCGAGCGCCGCAACCGCGAGTACCGGCGTCTGCGCATCCAGGCCGAGCGCCAGCACCGTCTGGGACAGCGGCTGCACAGGCTCCCCTACG
- a CDS encoding CBS domain-containing protein, whose product MTSVAEIMSCGAPCLDVDSTLEEAALAMSEARTEALPLADAAGTFLGVVARRDILRASRSLGDLARSMKAKDLMDPDAPTIGINDRIEKAMAEMAIHQVQHLPVLDGAMVSGMLSSADIAQAAPLVQIEQLIEHVALIPDQEPLPARRNGL is encoded by the coding sequence ATGACGAGCGTCGCTGAGATCATGAGCTGCGGTGCGCCATGCCTGGACGTGGACAGCACTCTGGAAGAAGCAGCCCTCGCGATGAGCGAGGCGAGGACGGAAGCTCTGCCGCTGGCTGACGCGGCGGGGACGTTCCTGGGCGTCGTGGCCCGCCGTGACATCCTCCGCGCATCCCGCTCTCTGGGGGACCTTGCCCGGTCGATGAAGGCCAAGGACCTGATGGATCCCGACGCGCCCACCATCGGGATCAATGACCGGATCGAGAAGGCCATGGCGGAGATGGCGATCCATCAGGTCCAGCATCTTCCGGTCCTGGACGGCGCCATGGTCAGCGGGATGCTCAGCAGCGCAGACATCGCCCAGGCGGCCCCGCTGGTGCAGATCGAGCAGCTCATCGAGCACGTGGCTCTCATCCCTGACCAGGAGCCGCTCCCCGCGCGGCGCAACGGTCTGTGA
- a CDS encoding aconitate hydratase has protein sequence MPLNAAQKLIHSHLVSGTPEPGHEIGLTIDQTLTQDATGTMVMLELESLGLDHIKTELSVQYVDHNLLQTDEKNSEDHLFLQSAAQRYGLWFSKAGNGVSHPVHQAHFGRPGATMIGSDSHTCAAGALGMLAIGVGGLEIAMAMAGDPLYVEMPQIWGVELTGELPDWVSAKDVILELLRRHDVKGGVGRIIEYHGEGLRHLTAMDRHVIANMGAELGATTTVFPADDAVHDYLRAVGRADDFTELLADEGASYDVEEQIDLASLEPLIAKPSSPGNVLPVREVAGERVHQVVVGSSANPGLRDFAVVAEILRDRQTDDGVSLDINPTSREILQDLTRGGWIFELIRSGARVHQSGCLGCIGMGQAPAVGRNSLRTMPRNFPGRSGTDEDSVWLCSPETAAAAALTGRITDPRDLDMAYPAPELPEKFSVNDQMLLPPLDESEAREVELVKGTNIKSLPTFDPLPEDIELPVLLTVGDNISTDEIMPAGSRVLPFRSNIPKIAEFVYIQVDDTYPTRAAESDGGHAIVGGENYGQGSSREHAVIAPRHLGLRLVVAKSFARIHWQNLANFGVLPLEFVDPAAAEQISQGDVLSFSGLHQALRSGDTVTARIGDEPIELRHRLSDRQVEMVVAGGRIPYRAAQAEEVAHAGTQDSDIPEETAKPAQPEG, from the coding sequence ATGCCGCTGAACGCAGCTCAGAAGCTCATCCACTCCCACCTGGTCAGTGGGACCCCCGAACCGGGCCACGAGATCGGCCTGACCATCGACCAGACCCTCACCCAGGACGCCACCGGGACCATGGTGATGCTGGAGCTCGAGTCGCTCGGCCTGGACCACATCAAGACCGAACTCTCCGTCCAGTATGTCGATCACAATCTGCTCCAGACCGACGAGAAGAACTCCGAAGACCACCTGTTCCTGCAGTCAGCGGCCCAGCGGTATGGGCTCTGGTTCTCCAAGGCGGGCAACGGGGTCTCCCACCCCGTCCACCAGGCTCATTTCGGCAGGCCCGGGGCCACCATGATCGGGTCCGACTCGCACACCTGCGCCGCCGGGGCGCTCGGAATGCTGGCCATCGGGGTCGGAGGTCTGGAGATCGCCATGGCCATGGCCGGCGACCCGCTCTACGTCGAGATGCCGCAGATCTGGGGTGTCGAGCTCACCGGTGAGCTGCCCGACTGGGTCTCGGCCAAAGATGTCATCCTCGAACTGCTGCGCCGCCACGACGTCAAGGGCGGAGTCGGCAGGATCATCGAATACCACGGAGAGGGACTCAGACACCTCACCGCCATGGATCGCCACGTCATCGCGAACATGGGCGCAGAGCTCGGGGCCACCACCACGGTCTTCCCAGCTGATGACGCCGTCCATGACTACCTGCGCGCCGTCGGTCGTGCCGATGACTTCACCGAGCTGCTCGCGGACGAGGGCGCGAGCTACGACGTCGAGGAGCAGATCGACCTGGCGAGCCTGGAGCCGCTCATCGCCAAACCCTCCTCGCCCGGCAATGTGCTGCCGGTGCGCGAGGTGGCCGGGGAAAGGGTGCACCAGGTGGTCGTGGGGTCCTCAGCCAACCCGGGTCTGCGCGATTTCGCCGTGGTCGCTGAGATTCTGCGCGACAGGCAGACCGATGACGGAGTCTCCCTGGACATCAACCCCACCTCACGGGAGATCCTCCAGGACCTCACCCGGGGCGGCTGGATCTTCGAGCTGATCCGCTCGGGGGCCCGCGTCCACCAGTCCGGCTGCCTGGGCTGCATCGGCATGGGCCAGGCGCCCGCCGTGGGTCGCAACAGCCTGCGCACCATGCCGCGCAACTTCCCCGGTCGATCTGGCACGGACGAGGACTCCGTGTGGCTGTGCTCCCCCGAGACCGCGGCCGCGGCAGCGCTGACCGGGCGCATCACCGATCCGCGCGATCTGGACATGGCCTATCCCGCACCGGAGCTGCCGGAGAAGTTCAGCGTCAATGATCAGATGCTGCTGCCCCCGTTGGACGAGTCCGAGGCCCGCGAGGTGGAGCTCGTCAAGGGCACCAACATCAAGTCCCTGCCCACCTTTGATCCGCTGCCCGAAGACATCGAGCTTCCGGTGCTGCTGACTGTCGGGGACAACATCTCCACCGATGAGATCATGCCTGCAGGCTCACGGGTCCTGCCCTTCCGCAGCAACATTCCGAAGATCGCCGAATTCGTCTATATCCAGGTCGATGACACCTACCCCACCCGGGCCGCAGAGAGCGACGGCGGGCACGCCATCGTCGGCGGGGAGAACTATGGCCAGGGATCCTCCCGCGAGCACGCGGTGATCGCCCCGCGCCACCTCGGCCTGCGGCTCGTGGTGGCCAAGTCCTTCGCCCGCATCCACTGGCAGAACCTGGCCAACTTCGGGGTGCTCCCGCTGGAGTTCGTCGATCCCGCGGCTGCCGAGCAGATCAGCCAGGGCGATGTGCTGTCCTTCTCCGGACTGCACCAGGCCCTGCGCTCTGGAGACACGGTCACGGCCCGGATCGGGGATGAGCCGATCGAGCTGCGTCATCGCCTGTCGGACCGGCAGGTTGAGATGGTCGTGGCCGGGGGCCGGATACCCTATCGCGCCGCCCAGGCGGAGGAAGTCGCCCATGCCGGCACTCAGGACAGTGACATTCCCGAGGAGACGGCGAAGCCCGCCCAGCCCGAAGGCTGA
- a CDS encoding isocitrate lyase/PEP mutase family protein, with product MTTSEELAQRLLDLHHRPNPVILPTVWDVWSAEACASLGFKALTIGSHPVADSLGEADGEAMNLEDVLGVVRRITAVLDIPVSVDLESGYDTPAGELVRRTLDAGAVGINIEDTVHSMDSMRSPQEHADYISQLRAAADAIGTHLVINGRTDAFTTDEQPETQLEDALTRMRLLEEAGADVLYPVKVPSLDYLERILREVKTPVNVTAHPVNGAVPDGLSLQEVSRLGVKRVSFGPLLQRSLTDAMGEILRPWTPAS from the coding sequence ATGACTACATCTGAGGAACTCGCCCAGCGCCTGCTCGATCTCCACCACCGGCCGAACCCCGTCATCCTCCCCACGGTGTGGGACGTCTGGTCCGCAGAGGCCTGCGCCTCCCTGGGCTTCAAGGCCCTGACCATCGGCAGCCACCCGGTGGCGGACTCCCTCGGTGAGGCCGACGGGGAGGCCATGAACCTCGAGGATGTGCTGGGCGTGGTCCGGCGCATCACCGCGGTGCTGGACATCCCGGTGTCCGTGGACCTCGAGTCCGGCTACGACACCCCGGCCGGGGAGCTCGTGCGCCGAACCCTGGACGCCGGCGCGGTGGGCATCAACATCGAGGACACGGTCCACTCCATGGACTCGATGCGCTCACCGCAGGAGCACGCCGACTACATCTCCCAGCTGCGCGCCGCCGCCGATGCCATCGGCACACACCTGGTCATCAACGGCCGCACCGACGCCTTCACCACGGATGAGCAGCCGGAGACCCAGCTGGAGGACGCGCTGACCCGGATGCGCCTGCTCGAGGAGGCCGGAGCCGATGTGCTCTACCCCGTGAAGGTGCCCTCCCTGGACTACCTGGAACGGATCCTGCGCGAGGTGAAGACCCCCGTGAACGTGACCGCCCACCCGGTCAACGGGGCGGTCCCCGACGGGCTGAGCCTGCAGGAGGTCTCGCGCCTGGGAGTCAAGCGCGTCTCCTTCGGCCCGCTGCTGCAGCGCAGCCTCACCGACGCCATGGGTGAGATCCTGCGCCCCTGGACGCCAGCCTCCTAG
- a CDS encoding flavodoxin family protein — MDTPLRAVALNCTLKPSPGESSTDVITDQLLAELTTHGVTGETIRVVDYDVKPGVEADMGHGDQWPELRERILAADILVFGTPTWVGHMSSVAQRVLERLDAELSETDDQGRPIMFGKVAIVAVVGNEDGAHKIIADTFQGLNDIGYTIPAQGGTYWNHEAMNPKDYKDLDETPSAVAATNKTAAANAVHLARQLTQAQYPGS; from the coding sequence ATGGATACTCCACTGCGCGCCGTCGCTCTGAACTGCACACTGAAGCCCTCCCCCGGTGAATCAAGCACCGATGTCATCACCGACCAGCTCCTCGCCGAGCTGACGACCCATGGCGTCACGGGGGAGACCATCCGCGTGGTGGACTACGACGTCAAACCCGGCGTGGAAGCCGACATGGGCCACGGTGACCAGTGGCCGGAGCTTCGCGAACGCATCCTGGCCGCCGACATCCTGGTGTTCGGCACCCCGACCTGGGTGGGTCATATGTCCAGCGTGGCGCAGCGAGTGCTGGAGCGCCTGGACGCTGAACTCTCCGAGACCGACGATCAGGGCCGGCCGATCATGTTCGGCAAGGTCGCGATCGTCGCCGTGGTGGGCAATGAGGACGGAGCCCACAAGATCATCGCCGACACGTTCCAGGGGCTCAACGACATCGGATACACCATCCCAGCCCAGGGCGGGACCTACTGGAACCACGAGGCGATGAACCCCAAGGACTATAAGGACCTCGACGAGACTCCCTCAGCGGTGGCCGCGACGAACAAGACCGCCGCCGCCAACGCCGTGCACCTGGCCCGCCAGCTGACCCAGGCGCAGTACCCGGGCAGCTGA
- a CDS encoding stage II sporulation protein M, translating to MDIDAFIAVHQHEWDRLSALASRRRLTAPEADEMLRLYERTSTHLSMIRAAEPDSPVVPSLSAPLGRARAHLTGAGQNVFVSSAYFFTQTLPVAFYRIRWLTVILGVAFIAVAVGFALWTVNHPQIDLLIPEGERQAYAGTEFVNYYSEHPNSSFAAQVWTNNAWIAAQEVAFGISGVFVPLVLFLNAQGLGMAAGIMAEQGEASTFWLYILPHGLMEMTAIFIAGAAGLRIFWAWVVAPGQMRRSAALAAEGRKLITVAFGLVLVLLISGVVEGFVTPSDLPHWARIGIGAAVLAAYWTYTLVLGGRAHRAGVTGDLGKYDAGAVELTA from the coding sequence GTGGATATCGACGCGTTCATCGCCGTGCATCAGCACGAATGGGACCGGCTCTCAGCGCTCGCCTCCCGTCGGCGGCTCACCGCGCCCGAGGCCGATGAGATGCTGCGCCTCTACGAGCGGACCTCCACGCACCTGTCCATGATCCGCGCCGCCGAGCCGGACTCCCCGGTGGTGCCCTCCCTCTCCGCGCCGCTGGGTCGAGCCCGGGCACACCTGACCGGGGCGGGGCAGAACGTCTTCGTCTCCAGCGCCTACTTCTTCACCCAGACCCTGCCCGTGGCCTTCTACCGGATCCGCTGGCTCACCGTGATCCTCGGAGTGGCGTTCATCGCGGTGGCGGTGGGCTTCGCGCTGTGGACGGTGAACCATCCACAGATCGACCTGCTGATCCCGGAGGGGGAGCGGCAGGCCTATGCCGGCACCGAGTTCGTCAACTACTACTCGGAGCACCCGAACTCCAGCTTCGCGGCCCAGGTGTGGACCAACAACGCCTGGATCGCCGCCCAGGAGGTGGCCTTCGGGATCAGCGGGGTCTTCGTGCCCCTCGTGCTGTTCCTCAACGCTCAGGGTCTGGGCATGGCCGCCGGGATCATGGCCGAACAGGGCGAGGCGTCCACCTTCTGGCTCTACATCCTTCCGCACGGACTCATGGAGATGACTGCGATCTTCATCGCCGGAGCCGCCGGGCTGCGGATCTTCTGGGCATGGGTGGTGGCCCCTGGACAGATGCGCCGCTCCGCCGCGCTCGCCGCCGAAGGCCGCAAGCTGATCACCGTGGCCTTCGGTCTGGTGCTGGTGCTGCTGATCTCTGGGGTGGTGGAAGGCTTCGTCACCCCCTCGGACCTGCCGCACTGGGCGCGGATCGGGATCGGCGCCGCGGTGCTCGCCGCCTACTGGACCTACACCCTGGTCCTCGGCGGGCGAGCCCACCGCGCGGGCGTCACCGGGGACCTCGGCAAGTACGACGCCGGCGCAGTGGAGCTGACAGCCTGA
- a CDS encoding cation transporter produces the protein MTNSFLESQPSATRQKVLHRRVRWIVAGTITYNVIEAVIALIAGTIASSTALIAFGLDSIVEVLSAAAVAWQFAASDPQRRERVAMRLIATSFFGLAALVSVDAIRTLTGAEEAEHSTVGIILAAVSVAVMPALSWFERRTGRELGSASTVADSHQTLLCSYLSGVLLVGLLLNSALGWSWADPIAALIIAVVAMKEGVEAWRGEACCIPAHLLTKDSAEEDPSNTPARASAERAGCTCCHR, from the coding sequence ATGACTAATAGCTTTCTAGAATCACAGCCCTCGGCCACTCGGCAGAAAGTACTGCATCGACGGGTGCGATGGATCGTGGCGGGAACGATCACCTACAACGTCATCGAAGCCGTCATCGCCCTGATCGCTGGCACCATCGCCTCGTCGACAGCACTGATCGCTTTCGGACTGGATTCGATCGTGGAGGTGCTCTCGGCTGCAGCAGTGGCGTGGCAGTTCGCGGCCTCTGACCCGCAACGCCGCGAGCGGGTAGCGATGCGGCTGATCGCTACCTCGTTCTTCGGGCTTGCCGCCTTGGTCTCCGTCGATGCAATCCGAACCCTCACCGGCGCGGAGGAGGCCGAGCATTCCACAGTGGGCATCATCCTGGCCGCCGTGAGCGTAGCGGTAATGCCGGCGCTGTCCTGGTTTGAACGGCGGACCGGGCGGGAACTGGGGTCGGCTTCCACGGTGGCTGATTCTCACCAGACTCTGCTGTGCAGTTACCTCTCTGGGGTCCTTCTGGTGGGATTGCTGCTCAACAGCGCCTTGGGGTGGAGCTGGGCAGATCCCATCGCGGCTCTCATCATCGCGGTTGTGGCGATGAAGGAAGGTGTCGAGGCGTGGCGGGGAGAAGCGTGTTGCATTCCGGCCCACCTCCTGACCAAGGACTCCGCCGAAGAGGACCCGTCGAATACACCGGCCCGCGCCTCGGCTGAACGGGCAGGATGTACGTGCTGTCACCGTTGA